From the Leptospira biflexa serovar Patoc strain 'Patoc 1 (Paris)' genome, one window contains:
- a CDS encoding heavy metal translocating P-type ATPase — protein MDMHAHHHHGSHPPAEPASPKDLKDPVCGMTVTEQSEHKLTHEGLPYYFCSAKCQGKFAANPLQYLVSTAPEDTAPEPAGTIYTCPMHPEVRQDHPGICPKCGMTLEPIIPLDEEDNHELKDFQHRFWWTLPFTVIVTVLAMFGHRLGWFDMNVQTWVELALSLPVVLWTGWPFFERGWQSLVHRSPNMWTLIGLGTGAAFLYSLVATVAPGVFPDSFISMGRVAVYYEAAVVIISLTMLGQIIELKARSQTSAAIKALLGLAPKTARRINADGSEEDVPLNHVHVGDLLRIRPGEKVPVDGVVTEGSSAVDESMLTGEPVPVTKRLGDNVIGATMNTSGALVMRSEKVGAATMLSQIVQMVANAQRSKAPMQRMADVVAGKFVVVVVLIAIATFFVWGWFGPEPSWVFGLINAVAVLIIACPCALGLATPMSVMVATGRAATQGVLFRDAGAIEKMREVDTLIVDKTGTLTEGKPAFDTAVAAPGYTADEVLRLAASLDQGSEHPLAEAIVSAARAKGLELIKPLDFESGSGIGVRGIVDGKHLVLGNTALMQQEGVATDALKVDGERLRSEGASVMHLAVDRQLAGILAVTDPIKATTLEAIKTLHASGLRIVMATGDGLTTAKAVSAKLGIDEVHGEVKPADKLALVERLQKEGHIVAMAGDGINDAPALAKADVGVAMGTGTDVAMNSGQITLVKGDLRGITAARDISIDTVRNMRQNLLFAFVYNGIGVPIAAGVLYPFTGWLLSPLIAALAMSLSSASVIFNALRLRRGKK, from the coding sequence ATGGACATGCATGCACACCACCATCACGGCAGTCACCCCCCTGCCGAGCCAGCCTCGCCAAAGGATCTAAAGGATCCGGTGTGCGGCATGACCGTTACGGAGCAGTCTGAACACAAATTGACGCACGAAGGGCTGCCCTACTATTTCTGTAGCGCCAAGTGCCAAGGCAAGTTCGCAGCGAACCCACTGCAATACCTTGTATCTACTGCACCCGAGGACACCGCGCCAGAGCCGGCCGGCACCATCTACACCTGCCCTATGCACCCCGAGGTGCGGCAGGATCATCCTGGAATCTGTCCCAAGTGCGGCATGACATTGGAGCCAATCATTCCTCTGGACGAGGAAGACAACCATGAGTTAAAGGATTTTCAGCATCGCTTCTGGTGGACACTGCCATTCACAGTCATCGTTACTGTTCTTGCAATGTTCGGCCATCGTCTCGGGTGGTTTGACATGAACGTTCAAACCTGGGTCGAACTGGCGCTGTCCTTACCCGTCGTGTTGTGGACGGGTTGGCCCTTCTTCGAACGCGGTTGGCAGTCTCTTGTCCATCGCAGCCCCAACATGTGGACATTGATTGGCCTGGGTACTGGCGCGGCCTTTCTCTACAGCCTCGTGGCTACCGTGGCGCCGGGCGTGTTCCCGGATTCATTCATTTCCATGGGTCGCGTGGCTGTTTACTATGAGGCGGCAGTGGTCATCATCTCGCTGACCATGCTGGGCCAGATCATCGAGTTGAAGGCCCGTTCGCAAACTTCTGCGGCGATCAAGGCGCTGCTCGGTTTGGCACCAAAGACCGCTCGCCGCATCAATGCGGATGGCAGCGAAGAGGACGTGCCGCTGAACCATGTTCACGTCGGGGATCTGCTGCGCATTCGTCCCGGCGAGAAAGTGCCGGTCGACGGCGTTGTGACCGAAGGCAGCAGTGCGGTCGATGAATCCATGCTTACTGGCGAGCCTGTGCCGGTGACCAAACGGCTTGGTGACAATGTGATTGGCGCCACGATGAACACCAGTGGCGCCTTGGTGATGCGCTCCGAAAAAGTCGGTGCGGCCACCATGCTGTCGCAGATTGTTCAGATGGTGGCCAATGCCCAGCGCTCGAAGGCGCCCATGCAGCGCATGGCGGATGTGGTGGCAGGCAAATTTGTGGTCGTGGTGGTGCTCATCGCCATTGCCACCTTCTTTGTCTGGGGTTGGTTCGGTCCGGAACCTAGCTGGGTGTTTGGCTTGATCAACGCAGTGGCCGTGCTGATCATCGCTTGCCCCTGTGCGCTGGGGCTGGCCACGCCGATGTCGGTGATGGTGGCCACAGGGCGTGCCGCGACACAGGGGGTGCTGTTCCGCGATGCTGGCGCCATCGAGAAAATGCGCGAGGTGGACACGCTGATAGTGGACAAGACAGGAACTTTGACCGAAGGTAAGCCCGCTTTCGACACCGCAGTTGCCGCACCCGGCTATACAGCGGACGAAGTACTGCGCCTTGCGGCCAGTTTGGACCAAGGCAGCGAGCATCCTTTGGCAGAGGCCATCGTCAGCGCAGCACGCGCCAAGGGCCTGGAACTGATCAAGCCGCTAGATTTCGAATCCGGCAGCGGCATTGGCGTGCGCGGCATCGTCGATGGGAAGCATCTGGTGCTGGGCAACACCGCATTGATGCAGCAGGAGGGCGTGGCCACTGATGCGCTCAAGGTAGATGGCGAGCGTCTGCGCAGTGAAGGCGCCAGCGTGATGCATCTGGCCGTGGACAGACAACTGGCTGGCATCCTGGCCGTGACCGATCCCATCAAGGCCACCACCTTGGAAGCCATTAAGACTTTGCACGCCAGCGGTTTGCGCATCGTGATGGCAACTGGCGATGGTCTGACCACCGCCAAGGCCGTGAGTGCAAAACTGGGCATCGACGAGGTGCATGGCGAAGTCAAGCCCGCAGACAAGCTGGCGCTCGTGGAACGGCTCCAGAAAGAGGGCCACATTGTCGCCATGGCCGGCGATGGCATCAACGATGCGCCTGCGTTGGCAAAGGCCGATGTCGGCGTGGCCATGGGCACGGGGACCGATGTGGCCATGAACAGCGGCCAGATCACGCTGGTCAAAGGCGATTTGCGCGGCATCACAGCCGCACGCGACATCTCTATCGACACCGTCCGAAACATGCGCCAGAACCTCCTGTTCGCATTCGTTTACAACGGCATTGGGGTGCCGATTGCGGCAGGCGTGCTGTACCCATTCACTGGGTGGTTGTTGTCCCCGCTGATCGCGGCGCTGGCCATGAGTCTGAG
- a CDS encoding DUF2933 domain-containing protein produces MDQPDNDSHAPSFWRRPAGMALATAAVIAGFYLLREHWGHVLGYWPYLLLLACPLMHLMHGHGGHGGHGNHAQPPRRTNNDKE; encoded by the coding sequence ATGGATCAGCCTGACAACGACTCCCATGCGCCATCGTTCTGGCGCCGCCCAGCCGGCATGGCGCTGGCAACGGCTGCCGTGATCGCTGGTTTTTATCTGCTGCGAGAGCACTGGGGCCATGTTCTGGGTTATTGGCCCTACCTGCTGCTCCTCGCCTGTCCGCTAATGCACCTGATGCACGGCCACGGCGGCCATGGTGGGCACGGCAACCATGCGCAGCCGCCACGGCGCACCAACAACGACAAGGAATAA
- a CDS encoding RHS repeat domain-containing protein yields the protein MNSPNTGIVGYSYDAMGNMIGRNGDTLVYNAQNKLQRIETIGGDKFEYTYDHSGMRIKKSLQNSNTTTYSFGNYYEIHRSPGVQEKHTLYVIGAEEDMVAQYSRGDVILLNQMASNEWLVNPFCKDVNIDCETYWKNKVGFVLNTFLEDMNIYKDGKIGKGHRVLPWLVLLGFLFWVVYKTKDQREETNTKNQSFDLFGISILPNLIYRIDRQIPRYGTALFVVLFTFTTTAGCFPLLLGGAEGESGTPIWMLGLGNIPSDTQSVGDEPPGQGGGGGGSSTGNARVTGMYFFHPDHLGSITMITDGNGNVLAGGERGGKSHITYKPYGEILRTDSYGPDITKFKYTGQEEDQESGLYYYKSRYYDSNIARFVSNDGMVFPDKDQGMNRMMYVEGNPLKWRDRSGNRISTPLAWGIMGALSAQRYGLSAAEGFALGYGVGNRINNRSKRFNLKRSFDNTLGNNGAHGWLTRNAFSTEKISRWYNRGKSGFGIGSFGSPDKYENTHQYAVHTTLNIMLRDGETCKRLLGDNCANGRMLLYIMAHDSRKRFEDVANISNRNNVSLPNIDINIDPETASALFYIWIDYSNSKKVQNGGVSCADDDNLTGTQGCSPADKPPKPEE from the coding sequence GTGAATAGTCCGAATACAGGGATTGTTGGCTATTCCTATGATGCTATGGGGAATATGATTGGTCGTAACGGTGACACACTTGTATACAACGCACAAAACAAACTTCAACGAATTGAGACCATTGGAGGAGACAAGTTCGAATACACGTATGACCATTCGGGGATGAGGATTAAAAAATCCTTACAGAATTCAAATACTACGACGTATAGCTTTGGAAACTATTATGAAATCCATCGATCTCCAGGAGTACAAGAGAAACATACGTTGTACGTGATTGGTGCGGAAGAAGATATGGTTGCCCAGTATAGTCGAGGGGATGTTATTCTACTGAATCAGATGGCTTCTAACGAATGGTTAGTGAATCCATTTTGTAAAGATGTAAATATAGATTGTGAAACTTACTGGAAAAACAAAGTTGGCTTTGTCTTGAATACATTCCTTGAAGATATGAATATTTATAAGGATGGAAAGATCGGAAAAGGGCACAGAGTATTACCATGGCTAGTATTACTTGGATTTCTATTCTGGGTGGTATACAAAACAAAAGACCAAAGGGAAGAAACAAATACTAAAAATCAATCCTTTGACTTATTTGGAATTTCTATTCTACCTAATTTGATATACCGAATAGATAGACAAATTCCTCGTTATGGAACTGCATTATTTGTAGTCCTCTTTACTTTTACCACTACAGCAGGATGTTTCCCATTATTGCTCGGAGGTGCGGAGGGCGAATCTGGAACACCGATTTGGATGCTAGGACTTGGGAATATACCTAGCGATACGCAATCAGTAGGTGATGAGCCTCCTGGTCAAGGTGGTGGGGGCGGCGGTTCTTCTACAGGGAATGCGAGAGTTACTGGGATGTACTTTTTCCACCCAGATCATTTGGGAAGTATTACGATGATCACCGATGGGAATGGCAATGTTCTTGCTGGTGGTGAAAGGGGCGGTAAAAGTCATATTACATACAAACCATATGGAGAAATTCTTAGAACTGACTCTTATGGTCCAGACATTACTAAATTCAAATATACAGGGCAAGAAGAAGACCAGGAAAGTGGTTTATACTACTACAAGTCTCGGTATTATGATTCAAATATAGCCCGATTTGTATCCAATGATGGAATGGTTTTTCCCGATAAAGATCAGGGTATGAATAGAATGATGTATGTTGAAGGTAATCCTTTAAAATGGAGAGATCGCAGTGGAAATAGAATATCCACACCACTTGCTTGGGGCATAATGGGTGCATTGTCGGCTCAACGTTATGGTTTATCTGCAGCGGAAGGGTTCGCATTAGGTTATGGAGTTGGAAATCGAATAAACAATAGAAGTAAGAGATTTAATCTAAAGCGAAGTTTTGATAATACATTAGGTAATAATGGTGCACATGGTTGGCTGACAAGAAATGCATTTAGTACAGAAAAGATTTCGAGATGGTATAACAGAGGTAAAAGTGGTTTTGGTATTGGCTCATTTGGTTCTCCAGATAAATATGAAAATACACACCAATATGCCGTACATACAACACTTAATATAATGCTGAGGGATGGTGAAACTTGCAAAAGACTATTAGGGGATAATTGTGCAAATGGAAGAATGTTGTTATATATTATGGCACATGATTCAAGAAAGCGATTTGAAGATGTTGCCAATATTTCAAATCGAAATAATGTTTCATTGCCAAACATCGATATAAATATTGACCCAGAAACTGCATCGGCATTATTCTATATTTGGATTGATTATTCTAATTCCAAAAAGGTTCAAAATGGTGGAGTTTCTTGTGCTGATGATGATAATCTAACAGGTACTCAAGGTTGTAGTCCTGCAGATAAACCACCAAAACCAGAAGAATAA
- a CDS encoding Kelch repeat-containing protein, giving the protein MKKLSIKLNLYCIFLFIQLCLINCNNYKTSNDGIILLLLYNQILESSDGINRMKSVAIDNERILICGGTGTRIRGDSNCLLYENGNFRKIGEMLTARSSNHNMIKLNDGNVFISGGIHGNSTTSNTEIFKANSFSFEPGPKMISTRSRHSLTKLQNGKILIVGGRDSNLNWLKSAEIYDPVTNTIELVGDLNLARGRHSSELLSDGRVLIIGGTVGNQNTNTTEIFDPIAKTFSNGPLLNSPRSYFTSTLLAGDKIVIAGGISDDLNIQGNYLSSIENYNIGLNSFALSSQFPDPKGIHSQVKLSSTKVLFCGGANENVTPTVIEKRCYIYDSVASSVVESASMVEERIYNTMDLISMNKILICGGNNLNRYSNTCEILDLDINLSKIIISEIY; this is encoded by the coding sequence ATGAAAAAGTTATCTATAAAATTAAATTTGTATTGTATTTTTCTTTTTATTCAGCTTTGCCTAATTAATTGTAATAATTACAAAACCTCAAATGATGGAATCATACTTTTATTATTGTATAATCAAATTCTCGAGAGTAGTGATGGAATAAATCGAATGAAATCTGTTGCTATAGATAATGAACGAATTCTTATCTGTGGTGGCACAGGAACACGAATAAGGGGCGATAGTAATTGTCTACTTTATGAAAATGGGAATTTTCGAAAAATTGGTGAGATGCTGACTGCTAGAAGTTCGAATCATAATATGATTAAACTTAATGATGGCAATGTTTTCATCTCTGGTGGAATTCACGGGAATTCTACAACTTCGAATACTGAAATTTTTAAAGCAAATTCCTTTTCTTTTGAACCCGGACCAAAAATGATTTCTACTAGAAGTCGGCATTCATTAACAAAATTGCAAAATGGAAAGATTCTAATCGTTGGTGGGCGAGATTCTAATTTAAATTGGCTTAAATCTGCCGAAATTTATGATCCTGTAACAAACACAATTGAATTAGTAGGCGATTTAAATTTAGCAAGAGGTCGACATTCGTCAGAGTTATTGAGTGATGGTCGAGTTCTTATAATTGGTGGGACCGTTGGTAATCAAAATACAAATACGACAGAAATCTTTGATCCAATAGCAAAGACTTTTAGTAATGGTCCTCTTCTAAATTCACCTCGGAGTTATTTTACCTCAACTTTATTGGCAGGTGATAAGATTGTAATTGCTGGAGGAATTTCTGATGATCTAAATATACAGGGAAATTATTTAAGCTCTATTGAAAATTATAATATCGGTCTGAATTCATTTGCTTTATCTAGTCAGTTTCCTGACCCCAAAGGAATTCATTCTCAGGTAAAATTATCTTCAACAAAAGTTCTTTTTTGTGGTGGAGCGAATGAGAATGTCACGCCAACTGTAATTGAAAAACGTTGCTATATTTATGATTCAGTTGCTTCATCAGTGGTAGAATCTGCAAGTATGGTTGAGGAAAGAATATACAATACTATGGATTTAATTTCAATGAATAAGATATTAATTTGTGGTGGAAATAATTTAAACCGATATTCTAATACTTGCGAAATACTCGATTTAGATATAAATTTATCGAAAATAATAATTTCTGAAATATATTAA
- a CDS encoding IS91 family transposase gives MRELFLSPRFPIFISSKKGKRTYTPALTRESEYKSLWKNHYDTFILSYAEKFETKFGKIPIWKKAEAEKLLNCGKFNRGFIWNECHDCKIVLAVPFSCKSRLCLSCYRKKLFGWSIHLSRILNAELPHYHIVFTLPGRLNELLFQRLVNPRFLNGLAAKIYTKRLRNISKSDNNYKPGILSTLHLAGNHLNFNPHVHAIATRDLINSVSGEIKQILYMPYKTMRYDWQRTVCKYLLRKNYISKEEHTLFMKSYPKGFHVYFEKINIAESNSIFRIAQYIAFGLFHNSQIQKVDSNQQTLTFRYKSNVESITKEKSYQSLTMPIDEFLARMLFFLPNKHEKSVRYYGIYVRPAKKIRHESLDKKSSWAEAIKSSFDVKDPLACPVCKNGMETKVIYSFHASSKEKELKKKYNLIDGYFYQKRTRDPPEAF, from the coding sequence ATCAGAGAGTTATTCCTTTCTCCGAGGTTTCCCATTTTCATCTCTTCGAAAAAAGGCAAGCGAACTTATACGCCTGCCCTTACCCGCGAATCTGAGTACAAATCCCTCTGGAAAAATCACTATGATACATTTATTTTAAGTTATGCGGAAAAATTCGAAACTAAATTCGGAAAGATCCCAATTTGGAAAAAGGCAGAAGCAGAAAAACTTCTCAACTGCGGTAAATTCAATCGCGGCTTTATTTGGAATGAATGCCATGATTGCAAAATTGTACTTGCCGTTCCCTTCTCCTGTAAAAGTAGACTTTGTCTATCTTGCTATCGAAAAAAGCTTTTTGGGTGGTCAATTCATCTATCTAGAATTCTAAACGCCGAACTGCCCCATTACCATATCGTTTTCACCTTACCTGGAAGATTAAATGAACTATTATTTCAAAGACTTGTCAATCCTAGGTTTCTAAATGGCCTTGCGGCAAAGATCTATACAAAACGACTTCGAAATATTAGCAAATCAGATAACAACTACAAACCGGGAATCCTTAGCACTCTTCACCTAGCGGGCAATCACTTGAATTTCAATCCACATGTTCATGCGATTGCAACCAGAGACCTCATAAATTCGGTATCAGGTGAAATCAAACAAATCCTCTATATGCCTTACAAAACAATGCGCTACGACTGGCAAAGGACAGTTTGTAAATACTTACTTCGCAAGAATTACATCAGTAAAGAAGAACATACCCTTTTCATGAAAAGCTACCCAAAAGGTTTCCATGTTTACTTCGAAAAGATCAATATAGCAGAAAGCAATTCGATTTTTCGAATCGCCCAATACATTGCCTTCGGACTCTTTCATAACAGCCAAATTCAGAAAGTTGATTCCAATCAACAAACATTAACATTTCGTTACAAAAGTAATGTGGAATCTATCACCAAAGAAAAGTCGTATCAGAGTTTAACGATGCCGATCGATGAATTTCTCGCGCGTATGCTCTTCTTTCTACCTAACAAGCATGAAAAGTCAGTTCGATATTATGGAATTTACGTGCGACCAGCAAAGAAGATCAGACACGAATCTCTGGATAAGAAATCTTCCTGGGCTGAAGCCATTAAATCTTCGTTTGATGTTAAAGATCCACTCGCCTGTCCAGTTTGTAAAAACGGTATGGAAACGAAGGTTATCTATTCCTTCCATGCATCCAGCAAAGAGAAAGAGCTGAAAAAGAAATACAATTTGATCGATGGCTATTTTTACCAAAAACGAACTAGAGATCCTCCAGAAGCATTCTAG
- a CDS encoding rod shape-determining protein, whose amino-acid sequence MIFDNLYGLFSNDMGIDLGTANTLVHVKGQGIVLSEPSVVAVQASTGRVLAVGQEAKRMLGRTPGDIVAIRPMKDGVIADFETVEKMIRYFIAKVHNRTTFVKPRIVIGVPSGITEVERRAVRESAEQAGAREIFLIEEALAAAIGANIPIHEPAGNMIVDIGGGTTEIAVISLGGMVIAESIRTGGDEFDEAIVKYLRNQYNLVVGERTAEDIKLTIGNAFADKRVDTMEVKGRDAISGLPRTLELDSNEIRKALKEPTDEILDGIKSVLERTPPELAADIVERGIVLTGGGCLLRGLEHYLTKETGVPVFRAENPLTCVVLGTGRYLDELKYIKPGIR is encoded by the coding sequence ATGATATTTGATAACCTTTATGGACTTTTCTCGAACGATATGGGAATCGATTTGGGAACCGCGAACACTCTCGTGCATGTAAAAGGACAAGGGATCGTCCTATCAGAACCTTCGGTCGTGGCAGTCCAAGCCTCTACAGGCCGAGTCCTCGCCGTGGGACAAGAAGCAAAACGAATGCTCGGAAGGACACCTGGGGACATCGTTGCCATCCGCCCCATGAAAGACGGGGTCATCGCCGACTTTGAAACCGTTGAAAAGATGATCCGTTACTTCATCGCCAAAGTCCACAACCGCACTACATTTGTAAAACCACGCATCGTCATCGGAGTTCCTTCGGGAATCACCGAAGTGGAACGACGTGCCGTTCGGGAATCCGCAGAACAAGCGGGAGCCCGCGAAATTTTCCTCATCGAAGAAGCACTTGCCGCCGCCATTGGAGCGAATATCCCCATCCATGAACCAGCAGGGAACATGATTGTGGATATCGGGGGAGGAACCACAGAAATCGCTGTGATCTCTCTTGGTGGTATGGTGATTGCCGAGTCCATCCGCACTGGTGGTGACGAATTCGATGAAGCCATTGTCAAATACCTCCGGAACCAATACAACCTAGTGGTTGGGGAAAGAACAGCAGAAGATATCAAACTCACCATCGGTAACGCCTTTGCCGACAAACGTGTCGACACGATGGAAGTGAAAGGCCGTGATGCGATCTCTGGTCTCCCTCGCACCCTTGAACTGGATTCCAACGAAATCCGTAAAGCTCTCAAAGAACCAACAGACGAAATCTTAGACGGGATCAAATCGGTTCTCGAGCGCACTCCTCCAGAACTGGCAGCCGACATCGTGGAGCGAGGGATCGTTCTCACGGGTGGTGGTTGCCTCCTCCGAGGTCTCGAACACTACCTCACCAAAGAAACAGGGGTACCTGTCTTCCGTGCCGAAAACCCACTCACTTGCGTGGTGCTCGGAACAGGACGTTACTTGGATGAGTTGAAATACATCAAACCAGGGATCAGGTAG
- a CDS encoding Ppx/GppA phosphatase family protein, whose translation MLPFSQILRKPNQAFRSEKILAAIDLGTNSFHIVVVKLRPDGTLEYLTKEKESVRLGSGSSDYAVIKDDAIERGIACLKRFKTLADSYKAEIRAVATSALREAENRQVFLDRAEKETSIQIQVISGNEEARLIYLGILQGLPVFDKRILLIDIGGGSTELLIGEKGEILFSTSMKLGAIRLTEKYLKKDPLSATDLQKCRIHIESVLSAFLPQIERLKPFLVVGSSGTITSVTSMVLEKKGEKRERLNGTEITIDLFKEIRKQVLDAESIKKRLKIPGLDAKRGDIIVGGVLVLDEVLQRIKAPSFTVSDFALREGIVYDTIESWYRHTDTSLPRLDNIRDKAIKTVANLYPQGKKHAEAVTKLTLQLFDDLTNLHGLGNLERDYLETACYLHQVGLCISHHNYHKHSYYIIRNSEAMVGFSNAEIEIIALLARYHRKGGPKGKHEEFKNLRPEDQLLVKKLASFLRIGDGLDRSEKSIIDRLDAVVEKGKVSCRLYFKKNEDPNLEIWSVSEKKDLFEDTFSTTLEFHLHPI comes from the coding sequence ATGCTACCTTTCTCACAAATCTTACGCAAACCAAACCAGGCATTTCGCTCGGAAAAGATCCTCGCTGCCATTGATTTAGGCACCAATTCCTTCCACATTGTCGTCGTAAAACTAAGACCGGACGGTACACTTGAATACTTAACAAAAGAAAAAGAATCTGTCCGATTAGGGAGTGGTAGCAGTGATTATGCGGTGATCAAAGACGATGCGATCGAGCGTGGTATCGCTTGTTTGAAACGATTCAAAACCTTAGCTGACTCCTACAAAGCGGAAATCAGAGCAGTTGCCACAAGTGCCCTAAGGGAAGCCGAAAATCGTCAGGTCTTTCTTGACCGAGCTGAGAAAGAAACGAGCATCCAAATCCAAGTCATTTCAGGAAACGAAGAAGCCCGCCTCATTTATTTGGGGATTTTACAAGGACTTCCCGTGTTTGACAAACGAATCCTCTTAATTGACATCGGGGGAGGCAGTACAGAACTCCTCATTGGAGAAAAGGGTGAAATTCTTTTTTCCACCAGCATGAAGTTAGGTGCCATTCGATTAACGGAGAAATACCTAAAAAAAGATCCCCTTTCGGCCACTGATTTACAAAAATGTAGGATCCACATTGAATCAGTGTTATCTGCTTTTTTACCGCAAATTGAGAGATTAAAACCCTTTTTGGTTGTGGGAAGTTCCGGAACCATTACCTCGGTGACTTCCATGGTACTCGAAAAAAAAGGGGAAAAGAGAGAACGACTGAACGGAACAGAGATTACAATCGATTTGTTTAAAGAAATCCGCAAACAAGTATTAGATGCAGAAAGTATCAAAAAAAGGTTAAAAATTCCAGGACTTGATGCCAAACGAGGGGATATCATTGTGGGTGGGGTTTTGGTTTTGGACGAAGTGTTACAAAGGATCAAAGCGCCTTCGTTTACAGTGAGTGACTTTGCTCTAAGAGAAGGGATTGTCTACGACACGATTGAATCTTGGTATCGGCATACAGACACATCTTTACCAAGACTCGATAACATTCGAGACAAGGCGATTAAAACCGTAGCCAATCTTTACCCACAAGGGAAAAAACATGCAGAAGCCGTAACGAAACTCACCTTGCAATTGTTTGATGACCTTACAAACTTACATGGACTTGGTAATTTAGAACGAGATTATTTAGAAACGGCATGTTACCTCCACCAAGTGGGGCTTTGTATTTCCCATCACAACTACCACAAACATAGTTATTATATCATTCGAAACTCTGAGGCGATGGTTGGTTTTTCCAATGCTGAAATTGAAATCATAGCCCTTCTTGCCCGTTACCATAGAAAGGGGGGACCCAAAGGGAAACACGAAGAGTTCAAAAACCTTCGGCCCGAAGACCAACTCCTAGTCAAAAAACTGGCCTCGTTTCTTCGGATTGGAGATGGACTTGACCGTTCTGAAAAATCCATTATTGATCGATTGGATGCCGTCGTGGAAAAAGGAAAGGTGAGCTGTCGATTGTATTTTAAAAAGAACGAAGATCCCAATTTGGAAATTTGGTCTGTATCGGAAAAAAAGGATTTGTTTGAAGATACATTCAGTACGACTTTAGAATTTCATTTGCATCCAATATGA